One part of the Moraxella sp. FZFQ2102 genome encodes these proteins:
- a CDS encoding MarR family winged helix-turn-helix transcriptional regulator — protein MSTFILDEFLTYKLHHLSKLIDQKLDFGNDEYDISYSEGRVLAVIGYHKTLSVNGLANKSNLDKSQASRATAALVDKGLVAKTKSDRDSRSFELSLTTKGELAYHAIIPRIHERNELALSTLDDDERKQLLALLDKVVDGLG, from the coding sequence ATGAGCACCTTCATCCTAGACGAATTTTTGACCTATAAATTACACCACCTATCCAAGCTCATCGACCAAAAGCTTGACTTTGGCAACGATGAATACGACATTTCCTACAGCGAAGGACGGGTGCTTGCGGTGATTGGCTATCATAAGACTTTGTCGGTCAATGGGCTTGCCAACAAAAGCAACCTTGATAAAAGCCAAGCCAGTCGCGCTACCGCAGCCCTTGTGGATAAAGGCTTGGTCGCCAAAACCAAAAGCGATAGAGACAGCCGCAGCTTTGAGTTAAGCCTGACCACTAAAGGGGAGCTTGCCTATCACGCCATCATCCCGCGTATCCATGAGCGTAATGAGCTTGCCTTGTCCACTTTAGATGATGATGAGCGCAAGCAATTACTTGCCTTGCTTGATAAAGTGGTGGATGGATTGGGGTGA
- a CDS encoding FAD-dependent monooxygenase, producing MTHNPTTTPRHSLYHDYIVHPHFYPKDGAQTDAPVTIVGAGPIGLTSALLLAKQGIKSIVLASELQVSEGSRALVYTKRSMQILHTAGVAKRIVQKVLPWTAGNSFYHGKQVFRMQNPSDDHDVFAPLNNLQQNHLEGYLIDEVLANPNIELRFGNLLIDFTSETNGVVLKIDTPEGEYSYKTPWLIAADGGRSFVRSKLELKLEGSSYEGQFVIVDIKVDLPLPTERLAYFSPEWNKGNTILLHKEPDGIWRFDYQLPLEVSNEEALKPENIAHAVNSQLTMMGYGDLPWELDWGSVYSARALTLPNYVYDRICFVGDAAHLLPIFGVRGANTGFQDAMDLCWKLASVIQGFASEDFLNSYSDERVTATREIIDEAGKSTRFMAPPSKGFRLLRDAVLSLSLEHEFVRPLYHWRTSRPHSYAHSSLNAAGDDNAIMHADLANGSLFPDVKMDDGSLYDALDYQFAVVYFGQTVPQDLHDEITAIANKLPIKLVTISDANADVVVDAAVIDARYHAQGGEVYLVRPDHHIAGRWQSFQKDAIKTYFDKFN from the coding sequence ATGACGCACAATCCCACCACCACACCGCGACACTCTTTGTACCACGATTATATCGTCCATCCGCATTTTTATCCCAAAGACGGCGCGCAAACGGATGCGCCTGTTACCATCGTCGGCGCAGGTCCGATTGGGCTTACTTCAGCGCTGCTACTTGCCAAGCAAGGCATCAAATCCATCGTGTTGGCAAGCGAGCTACAAGTCTCTGAAGGCAGTCGCGCGCTCGTTTATACCAAGCGTTCGATGCAGATTTTACACACAGCAGGGGTGGCAAAGCGCATTGTTCAAAAGGTTTTGCCGTGGACGGCAGGCAATTCGTTTTATCATGGCAAGCAAGTATTTCGTATGCAAAACCCAAGCGATGATCACGATGTCTTTGCACCGCTTAATAACTTGCAGCAAAACCACCTTGAAGGCTATTTAATCGATGAAGTACTAGCCAACCCAAATATTGAACTTAGATTTGGCAATCTATTGATCGATTTTACATCTGAAACTAATGGCGTGGTACTGAAAATTGACACGCCAGAAGGTGAGTACAGTTATAAGACGCCTTGGCTGATTGCTGCAGACGGCGGTCGCTCTTTTGTACGCAGCAAACTTGAGCTGAAGCTTGAAGGCAGCAGCTATGAAGGGCAATTTGTGATTGTTGATATTAAGGTGGATTTGCCACTGCCGACCGAGCGTTTGGCGTATTTTTCGCCTGAATGGAACAAGGGCAATACCATTTTATTGCACAAAGAACCCGATGGCATTTGGCGATTTGATTATCAGCTGCCACTAGAAGTTTCTAATGAAGAAGCGCTAAAACCTGAAAACATCGCTCACGCGGTCAATTCTCAGCTTACCATGATGGGCTATGGCGATTTGCCTTGGGAGCTGGATTGGGGTTCGGTGTATTCGGCGCGTGCTTTGACTTTGCCAAATTATGTCTATGATCGCATTTGCTTTGTTGGTGATGCGGCGCATTTGTTGCCAATTTTTGGGGTGCGTGGGGCGAACACGGGCTTTCAAGATGCCATGGATTTGTGCTGGAAATTGGCAAGTGTGATTCAAGGCTTTGCAAGTGAAGATTTTCTAAATAGTTATAGCGATGAACGCGTCACGGCCACGCGTGAGATTATTGATGAAGCGGGCAAAAGCACGCGCTTTATGGCGCCACCGAGCAAGGGCTTTCGTCTGCTGCGTGATGCGGTGTTGTCGCTGTCGCTTGAGCATGAATTTGTTCGTCCGCTGTATCATTGGCGCACATCGCGACCACACAGTTATGCGCATTCTAGCTTAAATGCAGCAGGCGATGATAATGCGATTATGCACGCAGATCTTGCCAATGGTAGCCTATTCCCTGATGTCAAAATGGATGATGGTAGCCTATATGATGCCTTGGATTATCAGTTTGCTGTGGTCTATTTTGGACAGACAGTACCACAAGATTTACACGATGAAATCACAGCCATCGCTAATAAATTACCAATTAAACTTGTAACAATCAGCGACGCCAATGCTGATGTTGTGGTGGATGCTGCTGTGATTGATGCGCGCTACCATGCTCAAGGTGGTGAAGTCTATTTGGTGCGTCCTGATCATCATATCGCAGGGCGTTGGCAGAGCTTTCAAAAAGATGCTATTAAAACCTATTTTGATAAGTTTAACTAA
- a CDS encoding NarK family nitrate/nitrite MFS transporter: MKDELKGGRRIDDWRPEDEAFWENGGKQVASRNLWISIPALLLAFAVWVIWSVIVVRMPEVGFGFDKAQLSWLLALPALSGATMRIFYAFMVPIFGGRRWTTISTASLLIPTVWLGFAIQNPDTPFITFAIIALLCGFGGANFSSSMSNISFFYPKSKQGMALGLNAGLGNLGVSVLQFVVPVVIGFSLFGALAGGGQVTQEGKTLYLQNAAFVWVIPIVIMTLLAWFGMNDLSGAKASFKEQSVIFGRQHNWIMCILYLATFGSFIGFSAAFPMVIKQSFPEVDPLKVAFLGPLVGALFRPVGGWLSDKLGGARVTLYNYIIMTAAVIAVMYFLKAGNFTGYFACFMVLFITTGIGNGSTFRMIPVIFRTMHEHLNSPDLINQARKEAAAVVGFAGGFAAYGGFVIPKMFGSGLGVNGTFIALIVFYVVCIALTWWYYSRKGAEYPC, translated from the coding sequence ATGAAAGATGAACTCAAAGGTGGTCGCCGTATTGACGACTGGCGACCAGAAGATGAAGCCTTTTGGGAAAATGGTGGCAAACAAGTCGCCAGCCGCAATCTATGGATTTCAATCCCTGCGCTACTGCTTGCCTTTGCGGTGTGGGTGATTTGGTCGGTGATCGTCGTGCGTATGCCTGAAGTGGGCTTTGGCTTTGATAAAGCGCAACTGTCGTGGCTGCTTGCCTTACCTGCCTTATCAGGGGCGACGATGCGTATTTTTTATGCCTTTATGGTGCCGATTTTCGGTGGCAGACGCTGGACGACAATCTCAACCGCATCACTACTGATTCCGACCGTGTGGCTTGGTTTTGCAATCCAAAACCCTGACACGCCGTTCATAACCTTTGCGATCATCGCGCTGCTGTGTGGCTTTGGTGGGGCGAATTTCTCATCAAGTATGTCGAACATCTCGTTTTTCTACCCAAAATCCAAGCAGGGCATGGCATTGGGTCTGAACGCAGGGCTGGGTAATTTGGGCGTCTCAGTGCTGCAGTTCGTCGTGCCTGTGGTGATTGGTTTTTCGCTGTTTGGTGCATTGGCAGGTGGCGGACAAGTCACCCAAGAAGGCAAGACGCTGTACTTACAAAATGCAGCTTTTGTCTGGGTGATTCCGATCGTCATCATGACACTGCTTGCTTGGTTTGGTATGAATGACTTAAGCGGCGCGAAAGCATCATTTAAAGAGCAATCGGTGATCTTTGGGCGTCAGCACAACTGGATCATGTGCATCTTATACCTAGCGACTTTCGGCTCATTCATCGGCTTTAGCGCGGCTTTTCCGATGGTCATCAAGCAGTCTTTCCCTGAAGTCGATCCTTTAAAAGTGGCATTTTTGGGCCCGTTGGTCGGTGCATTATTCCGTCCTGTCGGCGGTTGGCTGTCGGATAAATTGGGCGGCGCGCGCGTAACTTTGTACAACTACATCATCATGACGGCGGCCGTCATTGCGGTGATGTATTTTCTAAAAGCAGGGAATTTCACCGGTTATTTTGCTTGCTTTATGGTGCTGTTTATCACCACAGGTATCGGTAATGGCTCAACTTTCCGCATGATTCCTGTGATTTTCCGCACCATGCACGAGCACCTAAACTCTCCAGATCTCATCAATCAAGCGCGCAAAGAAGCAGCGGCCGTGGTGGGTTTTGCAGGGGGCTTTGCGGCGTATGGTGGCTTTGTCATCCCAAAAATGTTCGGCTCAGGTCTGGGTGTCAATGGCACTTTCATCGCGCTGATCGTATTTTATGTGGTGTGCATCGCGCTGACATGGTGGTACTACAGCCGTAAAGGGGCTGAATATCCATGCTAA
- a CDS encoding ATP-binding protein, protein MSTAVSLKSQLIKSSLFISLLCAIFGFVLICLSVSYSSDEVFDELLESNAHALLGENSAAYPDIEHSLQYLNDEMDIEYQVYNQSDQLISKTEHAPTVAFVDQFDHDSFYNVWQDGRLWRVYAAHDHDQNRFVQIAQPWRQRIEFALPIVSNYVGLMLLLIIALALGNAWSVRNNLKPLNQLREEISQKHLQNLSPITPPIVISETKPLLEAINQLFARLIRAKEAQERFTADASHELRTPLSAVQMKLQLLQRRHAQDEAVVAGLDEVRQDVSRATALVESLLALARLDSDAIKADFQEIAVVDFLTEVVARMQPVAQDANVLLHPVFLEQSLDGVTIKADERLLGSAIGNLIDNAINYGGAGVAVWIAVTHTSQQLTITVSDNGVGVSDADLARLSERFFRVLGSQKTGSGLGLSIVAKIAEHHHGQLLLAKSTQYGGLSASIVLPKLK, encoded by the coding sequence ATGAGCACCGCCGTTTCTTTAAAATCCCAACTGATCAAAAGCAGTTTGTTCATCAGCTTGCTATGCGCCATATTTGGCTTTGTACTGATTTGCCTGTCGGTTTCTTATAGCAGTGATGAAGTGTTTGATGAATTACTAGAAAGTAATGCCCATGCGCTGCTTGGTGAAAATAGCGCTGCTTATCCTGACATAGAGCACAGTTTACAATATCTCAATGATGAGATGGATATTGAATATCAAGTTTATAATCAATCAGATCAATTAATAAGCAAAACTGAACACGCACCGACAGTGGCATTTGTTGATCAATTTGATCATGACAGCTTTTATAATGTCTGGCAAGATGGCAGACTGTGGCGTGTGTATGCCGCACATGATCATGACCAAAACCGCTTCGTACAAATCGCTCAGCCGTGGCGACAGCGTATCGAATTTGCCTTGCCGATCGTTAGTAATTATGTCGGTTTAATGCTACTACTCATCATCGCGCTGGCACTGGGTAATGCATGGTCGGTGCGCAACAATCTTAAGCCGCTCAATCAGCTGCGTGAAGAAATTAGCCAAAAACATCTGCAAAACCTATCACCAATCACGCCACCAATTGTGATTAGCGAAACCAAGCCACTACTTGAAGCCATCAATCAACTGTTTGCACGCTTGATTCGTGCCAAAGAAGCTCAGGAGCGATTTACCGCTGATGCATCGCATGAGCTACGTACGCCCTTGTCAGCGGTTCAGATGAAATTGCAGCTGCTACAGCGTCGCCATGCACAAGATGAGGCGGTGGTGGCAGGCTTGGATGAAGTACGCCAAGATGTCAGCAGGGCGACTGCACTGGTTGAGAGTTTGCTTGCCTTGGCACGGCTAGATAGTGATGCCATCAAAGCAGACTTTCAAGAGATTGCAGTGGTGGACTTTTTGACAGAAGTGGTGGCACGTATGCAGCCAGTAGCACAAGATGCCAATGTTCTTTTGCATCCTGTTTTTCTTGAGCAGTCATTGGATGGCGTCACCATCAAAGCGGATGAGCGGTTGCTGGGTTCGGCGATTGGCAATCTGATTGATAATGCGATTAACTATGGCGGTGCAGGCGTGGCGGTGTGGATTGCGGTGACGCATACTTCGCAGCAATTGACAATTACGGTCAGTGATAATGGCGTGGGTGTCAGCGATGCGGATTTGGCTCGGTTATCTGAGCGGTTTTTCCGTGTGCTAGGCAGTCAAAAAACTGGGTCAGGTTTGGGGCTGTCTATCGTTGCCAAAATCGCTGAGCATCATCATGGGCAATTATTGCTTGCCAAAAGTACACAATATGGTGGGCTGTCTGCCAGCATCGTACTGCCAAAGCTAAAATAG
- the narL gene encoding two-component system response regulator NarL, with translation MTLKIFTAAGPARLLLVDDHPMLRRGLADLLSLEKDVQVIAEANHGAEALEILAEQSVDLVILDHSMPVLNGIETLKKIRELGLETKVLLFTVSDNSKDVQDALQLGVDGYLLKDMEPEEIITDVRKILRGELVISPSLAPILAQAMRKPVQADSGYELTEREVQVAQMIAQGMSNKMIGNKLGIAESTVKVHVKHILGKIGLRTRVEIAVWAVGQYQL, from the coding sequence ATGACCCTAAAAATCTTCACCGCTGCCGGTCCTGCGCGCCTATTGCTTGTCGATGATCATCCGATGCTGCGCCGCGGCTTGGCGGATTTATTAAGCCTAGAAAAAGATGTGCAAGTCATCGCCGAAGCCAATCACGGTGCGGAAGCTTTGGAGATTTTGGCGGAGCAGTCGGTGGATTTGGTGATCTTGGATCACAGTATGCCGGTGCTAAACGGCATCGAGACGCTCAAAAAGATCCGCGAGCTTGGGCTTGAGACTAAGGTTTTGTTATTCACCGTATCGGATAACAGTAAAGATGTCCAAGACGCGCTGCAGCTGGGCGTCGATGGTTATTTACTTAAGGACATGGAGCCTGAAGAGATCATCACCGATGTGCGCAAGATTCTGCGTGGGGAGCTGGTGATCAGCCCAAGTCTTGCGCCAATCCTAGCCCAAGCGATGCGAAAACCTGTGCAAGCTGACAGCGGCTATGAGCTGACAGAACGCGAAGTGCAAGTGGCGCAGATGATCGCCCAAGGCATGAGCAATAAGATGATCGGCAATAAGCTTGGTATCGCCGAATCGACGGTGAAAGTTCATGTTAAGCATATCTTGGGCAAAATCGGTCTGCGTACGCGTGTCGAGATCGCGGTCTGGGCGGTGGGACAGTATCAATTATAA
- a CDS encoding HesA/MoeB/ThiF family protein → MSINLTNQSDKHPIDMLSDAEMMRYSRQILLDGWDIDAQLRLKNSTIAIIGMGGLGAMVTPVLVRAGVGVAHLFDHDTVDDSNLQRQLLYTTDDIGKPKVLCAKQALSAQNTLVDIHAHHTQLDHDNIVNHLHNLHADLWIDCSDNFTIRTLLNQTSLQLNTPLLSLSAIAEVGQAALFEPNKTGCYTCVFGTPKAEQANCATSGVLASTVAMIGALGADVALHYLGKDINTIANQLVIWHGARASLQKMQFIKNLTCPTCAN, encoded by the coding sequence ATGTCAATAAACTTAACAAATCAAAGCGACAAACACCCCATCGATATGCTGAGCGATGCTGAGATGATGCGCTACAGCCGTCAGATTTTATTGGACGGATGGGACATCGATGCACAGCTTCGGCTCAAAAACAGCACCATTGCCATCATCGGCATGGGCGGACTTGGAGCGATGGTCACGCCTGTACTGGTGCGTGCAGGCGTGGGCGTGGCGCATCTATTTGATCATGACACGGTCGATGACAGTAACCTACAGCGGCAGCTGCTTTATACGACAGATGACATCGGCAAACCCAAAGTGCTGTGCGCCAAACAAGCACTTAGCGCACAAAATACACTGGTGGACATCCACGCACACCATACCCAACTGGATCATGATAATATTGTAAATCATCTACATAATCTGCACGCAGATCTATGGATTGATTGTAGTGATAATTTTACCATCCGAACTTTATTAAACCAAACCAGTCTGCAGCTGAACACGCCGCTGTTGTCTTTATCTGCGATCGCAGAAGTTGGGCAGGCGGCTCTGTTCGAACCGAATAAAACAGGCTGCTACACTTGTGTTTTTGGTACGCCAAAAGCTGAGCAAGCCAACTGTGCGACATCGGGTGTGTTGGCAAGCACGGTGGCGATGATCGGTGCACTGGGCGCAGATGTTGCCTTGCATTATCTGGGCAAGGACATCAATACTATCGCCAATCAGTTGGTAATTTGGCACGGCGCGCGTGCAAGTTTACAAAAAATGCAATTTATTAAAAACCTAACTTGTCCGACTTGCGCTAATTAA
- a CDS encoding thiamine phosphate synthase — MAQNTDKAPKLYLLTNDDDIHTLLDKLERVLSTGVVSLLQIRRKATLKQFDLATVYKEAELIVSLANDYDIDIVMNDDLELASHFGTGLHLGQRDGSVRVAREILGDDVVIGRTCHADIALFKEAKREGASYGAMGTAFASITKPRASIVPREILRKASQVDLPLCVIGGVALDNIYQLRDDLQGTPLDYIAVTADIMGHSVDTIEQKCHAWANKLQHW, encoded by the coding sequence ATGGCACAAAATACAGACAAAGCACCGAAATTGTACTTACTAACCAATGACGATGATATTCACACCTTGCTTGATAAGCTTGAGCGCGTGCTATCTACTGGCGTAGTATCACTACTGCAAATCCGTCGTAAAGCCACGCTGAAGCAATTCGACCTTGCAACCGTGTATAAAGAAGCCGAGCTGATCGTCAGCCTTGCCAATGACTACGACATCGATATCGTGATGAATGATGATCTTGAGCTGGCTTCACACTTTGGTACAGGGCTGCACCTAGGGCAGCGCGACGGCAGTGTGCGCGTGGCGCGTGAGATCTTAGGCGATGATGTGGTGATTGGGCGCACTTGTCATGCTGATATTGCATTGTTTAAAGAAGCTAAACGAGAAGGGGCGAGCTATGGTGCGATGGGGACGGCATTTGCATCGATCACCAAACCGCGCGCAAGCATCGTACCGCGTGAGATCTTACGAAAAGCAAGCCAAGTGGATCTGCCGCTGTGCGTGATTGGTGGTGTCGCACTTGATAATATCTACCAGCTGCGTGATGATCTGCAAGGTACACCACTGGACTACATCGCAGTGACAGCTGACATCATGGGGCATTCGGTGGACACCATCGAACAAAAATGCCACGCATGGGCAAACAAGCTACAGCACTGGTAA
- a CDS encoding nitrate/nitrite transporter: protein MIWMMFAVLGIPIQQALDLNETQFGLLAATPVLTGSLVRLPLGMMTDKYGGRIVFFALMLCTVLPIFLMGYADQYWQFLLLGLFVGLAGGSFSVGIAYVAKWFDSSKQGFAMGVFGAGNAGSALTKMVGPAIIAMGASTAVSAAEGWRFLPKVYAGIMLITAIGFWFFSFDNKAHRTASNVSISSQLAVLKDKNVWRYSQYYSIVFGGYVALALWMTKYYVGEYGFSLQTAAFLAACFSLPGGVLRALGGWLSDKYSAHTVTWWVLWASFLLLFVLSYPQTFLTIQTVDGEQSFYIGLNATIFTVLIFLLGIAFAIGKASVFKYLSDEYKDNMGAVSGVVGLAGGLGGFILPIMFGAAVDITGVRSSAFMIMFGVVWVSLIWIYLSEVKPKMEKGHQPKRG from the coding sequence ATGATTTGGATGATGTTTGCTGTGCTTGGCATTCCCATTCAGCAGGCACTTGATTTGAACGAAACGCAATTTGGCTTATTGGCTGCCACGCCTGTGCTGACAGGTTCGCTGGTGCGTTTGCCACTTGGCATGATGACGGATAAATACGGCGGACGCATCGTGTTTTTTGCGCTGATGTTGTGCACCGTTCTGCCGATTTTTTTGATGGGTTATGCTGATCAATATTGGCAGTTTTTGTTATTGGGTCTGTTTGTCGGTTTGGCGGGCGGCTCGTTCTCAGTTGGCATCGCCTATGTCGCCAAGTGGTTCGACTCAAGCAAACAAGGCTTTGCCATGGGTGTGTTCGGCGCAGGTAATGCCGGCTCAGCCTTGACCAAAATGGTCGGCCCTGCGATCATCGCCATGGGCGCATCGACTGCTGTGAGCGCGGCAGAAGGGTGGCGGTTCTTGCCAAAGGTCTATGCAGGCATCATGCTCATCACTGCAATTGGCTTTTGGTTTTTTAGTTTTGATAACAAAGCACATCGCACCGCAAGCAATGTCAGTATCAGCAGTCAATTAGCTGTGCTAAAAGATAAAAATGTTTGGCGATACAGCCAATATTACTCGATCGTCTTTGGTGGCTATGTCGCATTGGCATTGTGGATGACCAAATATTATGTCGGCGAATATGGCTTTAGCCTGCAGACAGCGGCATTTTTGGCGGCGTGTTTTAGCTTACCCGGTGGTGTTTTGCGCGCACTGGGTGGCTGGCTGTCAGACAAATATTCAGCACATACCGTCACTTGGTGGGTGCTGTGGGCGTCATTTTTGCTGCTGTTTGTGCTGTCATATCCACAGACATTTCTCACCATTCAGACGGTCGATGGCGAACAAAGTTTTTATATCGGCTTAAATGCCACCATCTTTACTGTCTTGATTTTCTTACTTGGCATTGCCTTTGCCATCGGTAAAGCATCGGTGTTCAAATACTTGTCCGATGAATACAAAGACAACATGGGCGCGGTCTCAGGCGTGGTCGGTTTGGCAGGTGGCTTGGGCGGCTTTATTCTACCGATCATGTTCGGTGCTGCCGTGGACATCACAGGCGTGCGCTCATCAGCATTTATGATCATGTTTGGCGTGGTGTGGGTAAGCTTGATTTGGATTTATTTATCAGAAGTTAAGCCAAAAATGGAAAAAGGCCATCAGCCAAAACGCGGCTAA
- a CDS encoding YnfA family protein → MSDHFTSFSLMRTLLLFFVTAVAEILGCYFPYLMFNQGKSAWLWLPTIISLLAFVYLLSLHPDASGRIYAMYGGIYICTALIWLKVVDGVSLSTWDITGAAVVLVGTLIIILQPRQGI, encoded by the coding sequence ATGTCTGATCACTTCACAAGTTTTTCACTGATGCGTACGCTATTGTTATTTTTCGTGACTGCTGTTGCTGAGATTTTGGGCTGTTATTTTCCGTATTTGATGTTCAATCAAGGCAAGTCCGCTTGGCTGTGGCTGCCGACCATCATAAGCTTATTGGCATTTGTGTATCTACTTAGCCTACACCCTGATGCATCGGGTCGTATCTATGCAATGTATGGCGGTATCTATATCTGCACGGCATTGATTTGGCTAAAAGTGGTGGATGGCGTCAGCCTAAGTACATGGGACATCACAGGAGCTGCTGTGGTGCTAGTTGGTACCTTGATCATCATCCTACAGCCGCGTCAGGGGATCTGA
- a CDS encoding type IV pili methyl-accepting chemotaxis transducer N-terminal domain-containing protein, which yields MPNLRLDAILPRSLSVRAWVAVCMIVFFAAATASTSALLAWVSKSDAQALNSVGSIRMATYRINYLLKTNTTLPIDTHFKLDPNLPINEQLIDDMQSRLDVLDAYQDMLFNKDTEIDDQTQALMQHWQQVLKPALLENNAPAVLDASGVYITAANELTKSIQVRSERRQHWQQVLQMSALVVILLTLLMGMYELKHNVLSPIRSLIFSTRHFRSGHYVPAPLAGYREFETLSKSFNDMANTISAHQTKLNQEVQNKTQHLTQANQLLTLLYHFSNQLNQEPVTLSKLHHLLENFSKINPNFGFTLCLHDRLKINDVDELVMDTTDPNKIIISSKEGAVKDSVSIHSHQLDGYHGHDQDASAPRMGKICTIGNCARCSLKSRPTTRIYPISAQNSYWGELMVHEQSSSHPNPAVADELVRSLASLISLVFTIQKQRQQEHQLILLEERNTIARELHDSLAQSLSYLKIQLAMLGTHARQLSEAAQNTDANADGSTDGQSVAQSSDSLLQVLTQARTGLDSAYTQLRELLVTFRLKIESGSFDHAIEQACDEFAAKGNFQITLDNRILSQNLSAGEQIDLLQITREALSNIQRHAHAKQVSVQLYQQSDDTGQRVHLQISDDGVGLSKHAGSQQHHGLKIMQERAHSLGGEFQIRDNAPSGTIVKICFLPKFYERMN from the coding sequence ATGCCAAACTTGCGACTCGATGCCATTTTGCCCAGATCGCTGTCGGTGCGTGCGTGGGTGGCGGTGTGCATGATCGTGTTTTTCGCGGCGGCGACGGCAAGTACATCGGCACTGCTGGCTTGGGTGTCGAAATCGGACGCTCAAGCCTTAAACTCGGTCGGCTCGATTCGTATGGCGACTTATCGGATTAACTATCTACTAAAGACCAATACCACCTTGCCGATCGATACACATTTTAAGCTTGATCCGAATCTGCCGATCAATGAGCAGCTGATCGATGATATGCAGTCGCGCCTTGATGTGCTGGATGCGTATCAAGATATGCTTTTTAATAAAGATACGGAGATCGACGACCAAACCCAAGCCTTGATGCAGCATTGGCAACAGGTACTCAAGCCTGCTTTACTTGAAAATAACGCCCCTGCCGTTCTTGATGCATCAGGCGTGTATATCACCGCTGCCAATGAGCTGACCAAGAGCATCCAAGTGCGCAGCGAACGCCGTCAACACTGGCAACAGGTGCTACAGATGTCGGCATTGGTGGTGATTTTATTGACACTATTGATGGGAATGTATGAGCTGAAGCACAATGTACTAAGCCCGATTCGTTCGCTGATTTTTAGCACGCGGCATTTTCGCAGTGGGCATTATGTGCCTGCACCATTGGCAGGTTATCGTGAGTTTGAGACGCTGAGCAAGTCGTTCAATGACATGGCAAATACCATCAGCGCACATCAAACCAAGCTGAACCAAGAAGTACAAAATAAAACGCAGCATCTAACCCAAGCCAATCAACTGTTGACTTTATTGTATCATTTTTCTAATCAATTAAACCAAGAGCCAGTGACTTTATCCAAGCTGCATCACTTGCTTGAAAATTTCTCCAAGATCAATCCAAATTTCGGCTTTACGCTATGCTTGCATGATCGCTTAAAGATCAATGATGTTGATGAATTGGTGATGGATACGACCGATCCGAATAAGATTATCATCTCATCCAAAGAAGGCGCTGTCAAAGACAGCGTCAGCATTCACAGCCATCAGTTGGATGGTTATCACGGACATGATCAAGATGCATCAGCGCCACGCATGGGCAAGATCTGCACCATCGGCAACTGCGCACGGTGTTCGCTCAAGTCGCGCCCAACGACGCGCATCTATCCGATCAGCGCGCAGAACAGCTATTGGGGTGAGCTGATGGTGCATGAGCAGTCAAGCTCGCACCCAAACCCTGCTGTCGCCGATGAGCTTGTGCGGTCACTAGCAAGCCTAATCAGCCTTGTGTTTACCATCCAAAAGCAGCGTCAGCAAGAGCATCAGTTGATCTTATTAGAAGAGCGCAACACCATCGCACGCGAGCTACATGACTCATTGGCGCAGTCGCTGTCGTATCTGAAGATTCAGCTTGCCATGCTTGGCACGCACGCGCGTCAGCTGTCTGAAGCGGCGCAAAATACTGATGCCAATGCTGACGGCAGCACCGATGGACAAAGTGTGGCACAGTCAAGCGACAGCCTATTACAAGTGCTGACACAGGCGCGCACAGGGCTTGATAGCGCTTATACACAGCTAAGAGAGCTGTTGGTCACTTTCCGTTTAAAAATCGAATCAGGCAGCTTCGATCACGCCATCGAGCAAGCGTGTGATGAGTTTGCGGCTAAGGGCAATTTTCAAATCACGCTTGATAATCGTATCCTAAGCCAAAACCTAAGCGCAGGCGAGCAGATTGATTTATTACAAATCACCCGTGAAGCACTGTCGAACATTCAGCGTCATGCGCACGCCAAGCAAGTTTCTGTCCAGCTATATCAGCAGTCGGATGATACAGGTCAGCGCGTGCATCTGCAGATCAGCGATGATGGCGTGGGCTTGTCTAAGCACGCAGGCAGTCAGCAGCATCATGGGCTCAAGATCATGCAAGAGCGCGCCCACAGCTTAGGTGGTGAATTTCAGATCCGTGATAACGCGCCATCGGGCACGATTGTTAAGATTTGTTTTTTGCCGAAGTTTTATGAAAGAATGAATTGA
- a CDS encoding DUF2783 domain-containing protein, translating into MKQLTTQELETIYDALATALDGINEEKQLLFLTKLTLLLTNEVGDLSVIETAIKSAATFEN; encoded by the coding sequence ATGAAACAACTAACAACTCAAGAATTAGAAACCATTTATGATGCTTTGGCAACCGCACTGGATGGTATCAATGAAGAAAAGCAGCTGTTATTTTTGACCAAATTAACACTATTGCTTACCAATGAAGTGGGTGATCTGTCCGTCATCGAAACGGCAATCAAATCCGCTGCAACTTTTGAAAACTAA